Proteins co-encoded in one Opitutus terrae PB90-1 genomic window:
- a CDS encoding DUF5597 domain-containing protein, with product MKPRLLFVGLFVAFAAFRAVAAPLPHLETRGAATQLIVDGQPYLILGGEITNTASSDPDTLDAVWPNLARLNLNTVLVPVAWDWVEPVEGQFDFSLVDRLLAGARTHHLRICFLWFGSWKNGLSSFAPAWVKRDQTRFPRVRIASGRSVEILSPFSAEAERADTRAYVRFLQHVARVDAEHHTVLMIQLQNEVGVLGDSRDRSDAANAAFAAAVPAELMTYLTAHRSSLSPALAQLWSTAGGKTTGTWTEVFGDGPATDELFMAWQYGRFMGTMAASGKAVHPLPVFTNTWIVQPEDRAPGDYPSGGPQPLSLDVWKAACGEPGPTGASAIDFHAPDIYLLNFAEHVAAFHRADNPLFVPESRGNEQGVANAFYCIGAHASLGYSPFAIDRLERLAPAQPTGAASGGALETLPLARGYAVLRDLSPWILAHQARGTIAAVRLTKDAPAREIALGDHTLRFALRQNRSGAPATELGFALTFALGADEFLIAGQDVQVTFAPRTPGPAIDGIAAAETGAMRDGRWIPGRKMNGDDIVLNYHLAEAAAENQSGSGLRFGPDGPTLQRVALYRYE from the coding sequence ATGAAACCCCGCCTGCTTTTTGTCGGCTTGTTCGTAGCGTTCGCTGCCTTCCGCGCCGTGGCCGCGCCGCTGCCCCATCTCGAAACCCGCGGTGCCGCCACCCAGCTGATTGTCGACGGCCAGCCGTATCTGATCCTCGGTGGCGAGATCACCAACACCGCCTCCTCGGATCCGGACACCCTGGACGCGGTTTGGCCCAATCTTGCACGGCTCAATCTCAACACCGTGCTCGTGCCGGTGGCGTGGGATTGGGTGGAGCCCGTCGAAGGCCAGTTTGACTTCAGCCTCGTCGATCGCCTGCTGGCCGGTGCGCGCACGCACCACTTGCGAATCTGTTTCCTGTGGTTCGGCTCGTGGAAGAACGGACTCTCGAGCTTCGCGCCCGCGTGGGTGAAGCGCGATCAAACGCGCTTCCCTCGCGTTCGGATCGCGTCAGGCCGATCAGTCGAAATCCTCTCGCCCTTCAGCGCCGAGGCGGAGCGCGCCGACACGCGCGCCTACGTGCGTTTCCTGCAACACGTCGCGCGCGTCGACGCTGAGCACCACACCGTCTTGATGATCCAGCTGCAGAACGAGGTCGGCGTGCTGGGCGATTCGCGCGACCGTAGCGACGCCGCCAATGCCGCCTTCGCTGCCGCCGTGCCCGCGGAGTTGATGACGTACCTCACCGCGCACCGCAGCTCGCTCTCGCCCGCGCTCGCCCAGCTTTGGTCAACCGCCGGCGGCAAAACGACCGGCACGTGGACCGAGGTTTTCGGCGACGGCCCCGCGACCGACGAGCTCTTCATGGCTTGGCAGTACGGTCGGTTCATGGGGACGATGGCCGCCTCCGGCAAAGCCGTGCACCCGCTGCCGGTGTTCACCAACACCTGGATCGTGCAGCCCGAGGACCGCGCTCCCGGCGATTATCCCAGCGGTGGTCCGCAGCCACTTTCGCTCGATGTCTGGAAAGCGGCCTGCGGTGAGCCCGGCCCAACCGGCGCGTCTGCGATCGATTTCCACGCGCCCGACATCTACCTGCTGAATTTCGCCGAACACGTCGCCGCGTTCCACCGCGCGGACAATCCGCTCTTCGTGCCCGAATCGCGTGGCAACGAACAGGGCGTCGCGAACGCGTTCTACTGCATCGGCGCGCACGCGTCGCTCGGCTATTCGCCGTTCGCGATCGATCGGCTGGAACGTCTGGCGCCCGCTCAGCCGACCGGCGCGGCGTCCGGCGGCGCACTCGAAACGCTCCCGCTGGCGCGCGGCTACGCCGTGCTGCGCGACCTGAGCCCCTGGATCCTTGCGCATCAGGCGCGCGGCACGATCGCCGCGGTGCGGCTCACCAAGGACGCACCCGCACGGGAAATTGCGCTGGGCGACCATACGTTGCGCTTTGCGCTGCGCCAGAACCGCAGCGGCGCGCCCGCGACCGAATTGGGTTTCGCGCTGACATTCGCGCTCGGCGCCGACGAATTCCTGATCGCCGGGCAGGACGTGCAGGTGACGTTTGCCCCGCGCACGCCGGGCCCCGCGATCGACGGCATCGCGGCTGCCGAAACCGGCGCCATGCGCGATGGGCGCTGGATACCAGGACGCAAGATGAACGGCGACGATATCGTGCTGAATTACCACCTCGCCGAGGCCGCCGCGGAGAATCAGTCCGGTAGCGGGCTCCGCTTCGGACCGGATGGTCCCACGCTCCAGCGCGTGGCGCTCTACCGCTACGAGTAA
- a CDS encoding PKD domain-containing protein — protein sequence MNFVPRLLGAFAFALVALSSAALQKPDITYPIFQFPADRIPRVDGDAADWAMVPESYVVGRDQLKNFGKQPPAAGDKTLAVRVRVGWVKGLNRLYFLYEAEDDFWDFADPGLRNDTFEIIVDGDASGGLLVDRGHKELWTPEHVGAAAATPDDRISVDAANWAIHGVHAQNYHVFTPAVNKDWALAWGAPTWIKELPWANAAQSFAFKPGEPGKLTLEFWVTPFDYAGPEGPARAVESVLSESKIIGLSWIVIDYDGKTPRGFWTLSPQRTAYGDASELCAFKLMPLEPALQPKLAAQWSWSIVDMDRRLAAFKDESVGRITSWHWDFGDGTTSTEQHPQHAYAKPGSYVVILDLTGPDGTARRSKIWDIQFK from the coding sequence ATGAATTTCGTTCCCCGTTTGCTCGGCGCCTTCGCGTTCGCACTCGTCGCGCTGTCCAGTGCCGCGCTCCAAAAGCCCGACATCACCTACCCCATCTTCCAATTCCCGGCCGACCGGATTCCCCGCGTCGACGGCGATGCTGCCGATTGGGCGATGGTTCCGGAGAGTTACGTGGTCGGCAGGGATCAGCTCAAGAATTTCGGCAAACAGCCGCCGGCCGCCGGCGACAAGACCCTCGCCGTTCGCGTGCGCGTCGGCTGGGTCAAGGGGCTGAACCGGCTCTACTTCCTTTACGAGGCGGAGGACGATTTCTGGGACTTCGCCGATCCCGGACTGCGCAACGACACGTTCGAAATCATCGTCGATGGCGACGCCTCGGGCGGACTGTTGGTGGACCGCGGTCACAAGGAGCTGTGGACGCCGGAACACGTCGGCGCCGCCGCGGCGACCCCCGACGACCGCATCAGCGTCGACGCTGCGAACTGGGCGATTCACGGCGTGCACGCGCAGAACTACCACGTCTTCACGCCCGCGGTGAACAAGGATTGGGCGCTCGCGTGGGGCGCGCCGACGTGGATCAAGGAACTCCCCTGGGCCAACGCCGCGCAGTCGTTCGCGTTCAAACCCGGCGAGCCGGGCAAACTCACGCTCGAATTCTGGGTCACCCCCTTCGACTACGCCGGTCCCGAAGGTCCGGCCCGCGCAGTCGAATCGGTCCTCAGCGAGAGCAAGATCATCGGGCTCAGCTGGATCGTGATCGACTACGACGGGAAAACGCCGCGCGGGTTCTGGACGCTCTCGCCCCAGCGCACCGCCTACGGCGACGCCTCCGAACTCTGCGCGTTCAAGCTCATGCCACTCGAGCCCGCGCTCCAGCCGAAGCTCGCCGCCCAATGGTCGTGGAGCATCGTCGACATGGACCGCCGGCTCGCCGCGTTCAAGGACGAGTCCGTCGGCCGGATCACCTCGTGGCATTGGGATTTTGGTGACGGCACGACTTCGACCGAACAACACCCGCAGCACGCCTACGCCAAGCCCGGCAGCTACGTGGTGATTCTCGACCTTACCGGGCCCGACGGCACCGCGCGCCGCTCGAAGATTTGGGACATCCAGTTCAAATAA
- a CDS encoding RNA polymerase sigma factor, protein MTPTDTELLHRYSAQRSEAAFAELVQRYIDVVYHTALRQSGGRRDVAEDITQAVFVLVAQKAGRLQGHEMLAGWLHTATRYVAKDHRRAEARRLIREREANAMHDDPRRAEVEWDRVRPVLDDALSELKPADREAVLLRYFMGISLAEVGARLSVSENAARMRIDRALERLRARLARRGVTSTTTALGAVLANSAAAGAPANLASSITIAALSGTATGTGGAGLAGLLISMNNTKVIVGLAAALSMGGVGTSLWQAATVREVESALANVSRERDALQARLGAIEKGAQAPDQIRAGGVAPSRGTVANGATESGVGSAATRATKGATTAPAVQQPAKSSILQMLNRNPAFRDAELQRQRANMGLKYGPFYRSLRLSSGQIAEFEDAMCEWLQTNMETTALAAEQGLRETDPKLAGLVKPAMDSLTARLRSAIGEEGLMQLGPYEQSSDAHETISLLAGNLYYTDVPLSAAQAEQLIRIVAANTGQMKVTGIVGKPRELNWETILTQAQGVLAPVQLATLQRLADRSRYQRMVEALASGAEVEASGVPTADSSSGVTTAGGG, encoded by the coding sequence ATGACACCGACGGACACGGAACTTCTGCATCGCTACAGCGCGCAGCGTTCGGAGGCGGCATTCGCCGAGCTGGTGCAGCGATACATCGACGTGGTTTATCATACCGCCCTCCGCCAAAGCGGCGGGCGCCGAGATGTCGCGGAAGACATCACGCAAGCCGTGTTCGTATTGGTGGCCCAGAAGGCCGGCCGACTGCAGGGCCACGAGATGTTGGCCGGCTGGCTGCACACCGCGACGCGCTATGTCGCCAAAGATCATCGTCGGGCCGAGGCGCGCCGGTTGATCCGCGAAAGGGAGGCGAACGCCATGCACGATGATCCGAGGAGGGCGGAGGTGGAATGGGATCGGGTGCGGCCAGTGCTTGACGACGCGCTCAGCGAATTGAAGCCGGCGGATCGCGAAGCGGTGCTGTTACGGTACTTCATGGGAATATCGCTGGCCGAGGTGGGCGCGCGGCTGAGTGTTTCCGAAAACGCCGCGCGGATGCGGATCGACCGCGCGCTCGAGCGGCTGCGGGCGCGACTGGCTCGTCGGGGTGTCACCTCGACGACGACAGCACTTGGTGCCGTGCTCGCGAATTCCGCTGCGGCGGGTGCGCCGGCGAACCTGGCGTCCAGCATCACCATCGCGGCGCTCTCCGGGACCGCGACGGGAACAGGAGGTGCGGGTCTCGCAGGGCTTTTGATTTCGATGAACAACACCAAAGTGATTGTGGGTCTCGCGGCTGCGCTGAGCATGGGTGGAGTGGGCACCTCCCTTTGGCAGGCGGCGACAGTACGGGAGGTCGAGAGCGCGCTGGCGAACGTCAGTCGCGAGCGAGATGCCCTGCAAGCGCGCTTGGGCGCAATAGAGAAGGGGGCACAAGCGCCAGACCAAATCCGGGCCGGCGGCGTCGCGCCCTCGCGAGGCACCGTCGCGAACGGCGCGACCGAGAGCGGTGTGGGATCCGCTGCAACGCGAGCCACCAAGGGGGCCACGACAGCACCTGCGGTTCAGCAGCCGGCGAAGAGCTCCATTCTTCAGATGCTTAACCGTAATCCTGCCTTCCGAGACGCGGAGCTGCAGCGCCAACGCGCGAACATGGGGTTGAAGTATGGTCCATTCTATCGTTCCTTGCGGCTCTCTTCCGGGCAGATCGCTGAGTTCGAGGACGCGATGTGCGAGTGGCTGCAAACCAATATGGAAACGACGGCGCTTGCCGCCGAGCAGGGGCTGCGCGAAACGGACCCAAAGCTGGCCGGTTTGGTGAAGCCGGCGATGGACAGCCTGACGGCCCGGCTCAGGTCGGCGATCGGCGAAGAGGGACTGATGCAACTAGGCCCGTATGAACAGAGCAGCGATGCCCATGAGACGATCAGCCTGCTGGCCGGCAACCTTTACTACACCGATGTGCCACTGAGCGCCGCTCAAGCGGAGCAGCTCATCCGAATCGTCGCGGCGAATACCGGGCAGATGAAGGTGACCGGGATAGTTGGGAAACCCCGCGAGCTGAATTGGGAGACGATCCTCACCCAAGCGCAGGGGGTGCTTGCACCGGTGCAGCTTGCGACTCTCCAGCGGCTCGCGGACCGAAGCCGCTACCAGCGAATGGTCGAGGCGCTGGCCAGCGGCGCGGAAGTGGAAGCAAGCGGCGTACCGACTGCGGACTCCTCGTCAGGAGTCACAACCGCGGGCGGTGGCTGA
- a CDS encoding rhamnogalacturonan lyase, translated as MNLRSLVFLLAASALAAIAPASPTSPARIMEKLSRGVVAVHEADGSVFVSWRLLASDPAGVAFNVYRTTAPRAGAANDVGPFGSRPDPVAGTVKLNAAPLADVTWFVDRHAALDRETTYTVRAVNAGAEAEPDRGFTLPAGASPLPYHSVPLQTPAGYTPGDASLGDLDGDGDYEIVLKQEQNPQDNSRSGVTGETLLQAYTLAGRLLWTINLGKNIREGAHYTQFMVYDLDSDGRAEVACKTADGTIDGTGKIIGDPNADHRNAQGHILQGPEFLTIFDGRTGAALATTDYVPPRHPTKLEPTGDELKAIWGDGYGNRSDRYLACVAYLDGERPSLVMCRGYYTRAVLAAWDWRDGKLTQRWVFDSDDGTPGNERYRGQGNHNLSVADVDEDGRDEIIYGAAVIDDSGRGLYSTGWGHGDVIHVSDLTPANPGLEIFDIQERFDAQGMSVRDARTGRPIFTVPSVKAADSGGDKGEGPGRGNAFNIDPRYPGAECWAAGAGMDGVFDAAGNRILEKRPRGFPCNFGILWDGDLLHELLDQNRIVKWNWEREEIEPLLVAHACTSNNGTKATPAVSADLWGDWREEVIWRTRDNRELRIYTSTIPTKHRLVTLMHDPVYRLAIAWQNVAYNQPPHPSFYLDESAPLPPAPKITFPAAH; from the coding sequence ATGAATCTCCGCTCTCTCGTGTTTTTGCTCGCCGCGTCCGCGCTCGCCGCCATCGCGCCAGCCTCCCCCACTTCGCCCGCGCGCATTATGGAAAAGCTTTCGCGCGGCGTCGTCGCGGTGCACGAAGCCGACGGCAGTGTCTTCGTGAGCTGGCGGCTGCTCGCAAGCGATCCCGCCGGCGTTGCTTTCAATGTCTACCGCACGACGGCGCCGCGCGCCGGCGCCGCGAATGACGTCGGGCCGTTCGGCTCCCGGCCCGATCCTGTTGCCGGTACGGTGAAGCTCAACGCGGCGCCGCTCGCGGACGTCACGTGGTTTGTCGATCGGCACGCTGCGCTCGATCGCGAGACGACCTACACCGTGCGTGCCGTCAACGCGGGCGCTGAGGCGGAACCCGACCGCGGCTTCACGCTGCCCGCCGGCGCGTCGCCGCTGCCATATCATTCCGTGCCATTGCAGACGCCCGCCGGCTACACGCCCGGCGACGCCTCGCTCGGCGACCTGGACGGCGATGGCGACTACGAGATCGTGCTGAAACAGGAGCAGAATCCGCAGGACAACTCGCGCTCCGGTGTCACCGGCGAAACGCTGCTGCAGGCCTACACGCTCGCGGGCCGGCTGCTCTGGACGATCAATCTCGGGAAAAACATTCGCGAAGGGGCGCATTACACGCAGTTCATGGTCTACGACCTCGACAGCGACGGCCGCGCCGAGGTCGCCTGCAAGACCGCTGACGGCACGATCGACGGCACCGGCAAAATCATTGGCGATCCGAACGCCGACCATCGCAACGCGCAGGGCCACATCCTCCAGGGCCCGGAGTTTCTCACGATCTTCGATGGTCGCACCGGCGCGGCGCTAGCGACGACGGATTACGTTCCGCCGCGGCATCCGACCAAGCTCGAGCCGACCGGCGATGAGTTGAAGGCGATCTGGGGCGACGGCTACGGCAACCGTAGCGATCGCTATCTCGCCTGTGTCGCGTACCTCGACGGCGAGCGGCCGAGCCTGGTCATGTGCCGCGGCTATTACACCCGCGCCGTACTCGCCGCGTGGGACTGGCGCGACGGCAAGCTGACCCAGCGGTGGGTGTTCGACAGCGACGATGGCACGCCGGGCAACGAGCGCTATCGTGGACAGGGCAATCACAACCTCTCCGTCGCCGATGTAGACGAGGACGGCCGCGACGAAATCATCTACGGCGCTGCCGTCATCGACGATAGCGGCCGCGGGCTCTACTCGACCGGCTGGGGCCACGGCGACGTGATCCACGTTTCCGATCTCACGCCCGCAAATCCTGGGCTCGAGATCTTCGACATCCAGGAACGCTTTGACGCGCAGGGCATGAGCGTGCGCGATGCGCGCACGGGCCGGCCGATTTTCACGGTGCCTTCGGTCAAGGCCGCCGATTCCGGCGGCGACAAAGGCGAAGGGCCGGGCCGCGGCAACGCGTTCAACATCGATCCGCGTTACCCGGGCGCCGAATGCTGGGCCGCGGGCGCCGGCATGGACGGCGTGTTCGATGCGGCCGGCAACCGCATCCTGGAAAAACGTCCGCGCGGTTTCCCCTGCAATTTCGGCATTCTGTGGGACGGCGACCTGCTCCACGAACTGCTCGATCAGAATCGAATCGTGAAATGGAACTGGGAACGCGAGGAGATCGAGCCGCTGCTGGTCGCGCACGCCTGCACGTCGAACAACGGTACGAAGGCCACGCCGGCCGTCAGCGCTGATCTGTGGGGTGATTGGCGCGAAGAAGTCATCTGGCGGACGCGCGACAATCGCGAACTGCGGATCTACACTTCGACGATTCCGACGAAGCACCGGCTGGTCACGTTGATGCACGATCCGGTTTACCGGCTCGCGATCGCGTGGCAGAACGTCGCCTACAACCAGCCGCCGCATCCGAGTTTTTACCTCGACGAATCCGCGCCGCTTCCGCCCGCGCCGAAGATCACCTTCCCCGCCGCGCACTGA
- a CDS encoding glycoside hydrolase family 88/105 protein — MSSFRLVLLCAGCLTLAHAQSLPASSATVTTTPTVSPEPARLAQLQSGRIAPAYPVPYEPATPEQIKSVLDRVLTYLEGASSVRVIDAATKQPVTDLAQLPAQPRLERTDFLLTSYEWGVTYAGMVQTAAATGDNRYRDYVATRLQAITTLAAHLKQQTAPADLPPRERGIALRQVIDPRSLDDSGAMAAAMIKAARAGVAPDALRPWIDNYLEFIATKQFRLADGTLARNRPMPNSLWLDDLYMSVPALAQMGALTGETKYFDDAVKQIVQFSARMFVPEKNLYRHGWVQEMDPHPAFHWARANGWAIVAMAELLDVLPENHPGREAVLQQYRAHLAGLAATQGGDGLWHQLLDRNDSYLETSASAMFVYAAARGINRGWIDAKAYGPMVTLGWNAVAQQVNAIGQVEGTCVGTGMGFDPMFYYYRPTSVFAAHGYGPVLLAGAELIALRQGKGADSVIHDGGVHFERATGR, encoded by the coding sequence ATGAGTTCATTCCGCCTCGTCCTTCTTTGCGCCGGCTGCCTCACGCTCGCGCATGCTCAATCCCTGCCCGCCTCGTCCGCCACGGTGACGACCACGCCCACCGTGTCGCCCGAACCGGCACGGCTCGCCCAGCTGCAGTCCGGCCGGATCGCGCCCGCGTATCCGGTGCCTTACGAGCCCGCGACGCCGGAGCAAATCAAGTCCGTCCTCGACCGCGTGCTCACTTATCTCGAGGGTGCCTCCTCCGTGCGCGTCATCGATGCGGCCACGAAGCAGCCGGTCACCGATCTCGCGCAACTCCCCGCCCAACCTCGGCTCGAGCGCACCGACTTCCTGCTCACCAGCTATGAATGGGGCGTCACCTACGCCGGCATGGTGCAGACCGCCGCGGCCACGGGAGACAACCGCTATCGCGACTACGTCGCTACGCGACTGCAGGCGATCACCACGCTCGCCGCGCACCTGAAGCAGCAGACGGCGCCCGCGGACCTGCCACCACGTGAGCGCGGGATCGCGCTGCGACAGGTGATCGACCCGCGCTCGCTCGACGACTCCGGCGCCATGGCAGCCGCGATGATCAAGGCCGCCCGCGCCGGCGTCGCGCCCGACGCGCTCCGTCCGTGGATCGACAACTACCTGGAGTTCATCGCCACGAAACAATTCCGGCTCGCCGACGGCACGCTCGCGCGCAACCGGCCGATGCCCAATTCGCTCTGGCTCGACGATCTCTACATGAGCGTGCCCGCGCTCGCGCAGATGGGCGCGCTCACCGGTGAGACGAAGTATTTCGACGATGCGGTGAAGCAGATCGTCCAGTTCTCCGCGCGGATGTTTGTGCCGGAGAAAAACCTCTACCGGCACGGCTGGGTGCAGGAAATGGATCCGCACCCGGCGTTCCACTGGGCGCGCGCGAACGGCTGGGCGATCGTCGCGATGGCCGAACTGCTCGACGTGCTGCCGGAGAACCATCCGGGCCGTGAGGCGGTGCTCCAGCAATACCGCGCGCATCTCGCCGGACTCGCCGCCACGCAGGGCGGTGACGGACTCTGGCACCAGCTGCTCGATCGCAACGATTCCTACCTAGAGACCTCCGCCTCGGCGATGTTCGTCTACGCCGCCGCGCGCGGGATCAACCGCGGCTGGATCGACGCGAAGGCCTACGGCCCGATGGTCACGCTCGGCTGGAACGCCGTCGCGCAACAGGTCAACGCCATCGGTCAGGTCGAAGGCACCTGCGTCGGCACCGGCATGGGTTTCGATCCGATGTTCTACTACTACCGGCCGACAAGCGTGTTCGCCGCGCACGGCTACGGCCCCGTACTGCTGGCCGGCGCCGAGTTGATCGCACTGCGTCAAGGCAAGGGCGCCGACTCGGTCATCCACGACGGTGGCGTGCATTTCGAGCGCGCCACCGGTCGATGA
- a CDS encoding alpha/beta hydrolase, which translates to MLASLSAALTVSASAENLVLPLWPEGVPNAKPELGPERLEEGRISNVSEPTLTVFPPAVDRPNGTAVIICPGGGYVRLSTQREGVQYANWLSTLGVTSFVLKYRMAEFGHPAPLQDVLRAVRLVRSRAAEFKIDATRIGVMGSSAGGHLSASAGTLFDHPAGKTGAPLDAVSARPDFLILMYPVISMDDPVTHVGSREALIGKHPPAELRELMSLEKQVTTATPPTLLIHTQADQSVPIENSIRFFQALTRAKVPAEFYAFERGSHGMGMLDGLGTSSNWPARAAEWLRARDLLTTRK; encoded by the coding sequence ATGCTCGCCTCCCTCTCCGCCGCGCTCACCGTGTCCGCCTCCGCCGAGAATCTCGTCCTGCCGCTCTGGCCCGAGGGCGTCCCCAACGCCAAGCCGGAACTCGGCCCCGAACGCCTCGAAGAGGGCCGGATCTCCAACGTCTCCGAGCCCACGCTCACCGTCTTCCCGCCCGCCGTGGACCGGCCCAACGGCACCGCCGTCATCATCTGCCCCGGCGGCGGCTACGTCCGGCTCTCGACCCAGCGCGAGGGGGTGCAATACGCGAACTGGCTCAGCACGCTCGGCGTCACGTCCTTCGTGCTGAAATACCGGATGGCGGAGTTCGGTCATCCCGCGCCGCTCCAGGATGTGTTGCGCGCGGTCCGGCTCGTGCGTTCGCGCGCCGCCGAATTCAAGATCGATGCCACCCGCATCGGCGTAATGGGCAGCTCGGCCGGCGGACACCTCAGCGCCAGCGCCGGCACTTTGTTCGATCATCCTGCGGGCAAAACCGGCGCGCCACTCGACGCCGTCTCCGCGCGGCCGGATTTCCTGATCCTGATGTATCCGGTCATCAGCATGGATGATCCGGTCACGCACGTCGGCTCGCGCGAGGCGCTCATCGGCAAGCATCCCCCCGCCGAGCTGCGTGAACTCATGTCGCTGGAAAAACAGGTCACAACCGCCACCCCACCGACACTGCTGATTCACACGCAGGCGGATCAGTCCGTTCCAATCGAGAACAGCATTCGTTTCTTCCAAGCGCTGACGCGCGCCAAAGTGCCCGCCGAGTTCTACGCCTTCGAGCGCGGCAGTCACGGCATGGGCATGCTCGACGGCCTCGGCACGTCCTCCAACTGGCCGGCGCGCGCCGCGGAATGGCTCCGCGCGCGCGATCTGCTCACGACCCGCAAGTAA